A genomic region of Rhodospirillales bacterium contains the following coding sequences:
- the nuoI gene encoding NADH-quinone oxidoreductase subunit NuoI, producing MIAQALKSFLLIDIVKGMSLTLRYMFRPKVTINYPYEKGPISPRFRGEHALRRYPMGEERCISCKLCEAICPAQAITIEGGVRDDGSRRTVRYDIDMTKCIYCGLCQEACPVDAIVEGPNFEYATETREELFYNKDKLLENGDVWEAQIARNIAVDAKYR from the coding sequence ATGATTGCACAGGCGTTAAAATCTTTTTTGCTGATCGACATCGTCAAGGGTATGTCCCTGACGCTGCGGTATATGTTTCGGCCCAAGGTGACGATCAACTATCCTTACGAAAAGGGACCGATCAGTCCGCGGTTTCGGGGCGAGCATGCGCTGCGCCGTTATCCTATGGGGGAGGAGCGCTGCATTTCCTGCAAGCTGTGTGAGGCGATTTGCCCGGCGCAGGCGATTACGATCGAGGGCGGCGTGCGCGATGACGGTTCGCGCCGGACGGTACGTTATGACATCGACATGACCAAGTGTATTTATTGCGGCCTATGTCAGGAAGCCTGTCCGGTCGATGCGATCGTCGAAGGGCCGAATTTCGAATATGCCACGGAAACCCGGGAAGAGCTGTTCTATAACAAGGACAAGCTGCTAGAAAACGGGGATGTCTGGGAGGCGCAGATTGCCCGGAACATTGCTGTGGACGCAAAATACCGTTGA
- the nuoH gene encoding NADH-quinone oxidoreductase subunit NuoH, which produces MIELWTTYGLPLAIILGWIGLIVGVVLIAVAYLTYVERKVLGAMQRRQGPMTVGPFGLLQPIADGVKLLSKETIIPSQANRPVFLLAPILMFILALIAWAVIPVDYRMVLADINVGILYLFAVSSMGVYGVIMAGWASNSRYAFLGGLRSASQMVSYEVSMGLIIVCVLVCVGSLNLTDIVMAPRPVWVQVMLFPMFIVFLVSILAETNRAPFDLPEGESELSGGFMVEYSAMTFALFFLGEYANMILMSAIAVVLFLGGWLPPFGMEFLGFVPGFVWFVVKTCAILFFFLWARATFPRYRYDQLMRLGWKVFLPLTLGWVVFMAGTLMAFDALPG; this is translated from the coding sequence ATGATTGAGCTCTGGACAACATACGGCTTGCCGCTGGCAATTATTCTCGGATGGATCGGACTGATTGTCGGCGTGGTTTTGATCGCTGTTGCTTATCTGACCTATGTCGAGCGTAAAGTTCTGGGGGCGATGCAGCGCAGGCAAGGGCCGATGACGGTTGGGCCGTTCGGGCTTTTGCAACCGATTGCGGACGGTGTGAAGCTACTGTCCAAGGAAACGATTATCCCGTCGCAAGCTAACCGCCCTGTGTTTCTGTTGGCGCCGATCCTGATGTTTATTCTGGCTTTGATTGCCTGGGCGGTGATCCCGGTTGATTACAGGATGGTGCTTGCCGATATCAATGTCGGGATTTTGTATTTGTTTGCTGTTTCCTCCATGGGGGTTTACGGCGTGATTATGGCCGGATGGGCTTCGAACTCCCGTTATGCGTTTCTTGGCGGGCTGCGTTCCGCGTCGCAAATGGTGTCCTATGAAGTGTCTATGGGGCTGATTATCGTTTGTGTGCTTGTCTGTGTAGGCTCTCTGAACCTGACCGATATCGTGATGGCGCCGCGTCCTGTGTGGGTGCAGGTGATGCTGTTCCCGATGTTTATCGTGTTTCTTGTGTCGATTTTGGCGGAAACCAACCGGGCACCGTTTGACTTGCCGGAGGGGGAGTCAGAGCTGTCCGGCGGGTTCATGGTGGAATATTCGGCGATGACTTTCGCGCTGTTCTTCCTGGGGGAATACGCGAATATGATCCTGATGAGCGCGATTGCGGTTGTACTGTTCCTGGGGGGCTGGCTGCCGCCGTTCGGGATGGAATTTCTTGGGTTCGTGCCGGGCTTTGTCTGGTTTGTCGTTAAGACCTGCGCGATCCTGTTCTTCTTCCTGTGGGCGCGGGCGACTTTCCCGCGTTACCGCTATGACCAGCTGATGCGGCTGGGCTGGAAAGTGTTCCTGCCGTTAACGCTGGGCTGGGTGGTGTTTATGGCCGGGACGCTGATGGCGTTCGATGCGCTGCCGGGATAG
- a CDS encoding NADH-quinone oxidoreductase subunit G yields MPKLTINDQEIEVEAGTSILQAAEQLGIEVPRFCYHDRLSVPANCRMCLVEVEGGPPKPVASCAMACADDMVVHTDSPMVKKARKGVMEFLLINHPLDCPICDQGGECDLQDQAAGYGYDRSRYHENKRAVPNKDIGPLVKTIMTRCIQCTRCVRFTDEIAGMTELGLLHRGEDVEIDTFVQKAMKSELSGNLIDICPVGALTSAPYAFKARSWELAKTETIDVHDAVGCNIRVDSRGGEVMRVLPRLHEDINEEWINDRTRFAYDGLKRNRLDRPWMRDETGKLRPASWDEALEVVGAKMKRVKLENMAALSGDLVDLESMVALKDLMGLKGAHDIECRVDGGRFDVSERCGYTFNAGIAGIEDADAILLVGTNPRWEATMVNARIRKAWLNGGVRVGMIGEPVDLTYPAVHLGSGPADLEKLIKAKDGFADILKNAKRPMIIIGAGAFAREDGVAIQHLAREAAEAFGMIGEEWCGFNVLHNAASRVGALDIGFYTDKPFDIAEKTFVYLLGVDNGPLFEAIPKKAFVVYQGHHGDAGAARADVILPGCAYTEKAATYVNTEGRVQMARKAVDAPGQAKEDWKILRALSVRADTLLPYDDAVALHNRIITEWPHLGEVDVILPSPWVEFSKKGKALKADFENPVEDFYQTNVICRASETMAQCSAVFVKKQNYREAAE; encoded by the coding sequence ATGCCAAAACTTACAATCAACGATCAGGAAATCGAAGTCGAAGCCGGGACGAGTATCTTGCAGGCGGCGGAGCAGCTTGGCATTGAAGTGCCGCGCTTTTGCTATCATGACCGCTTGTCCGTTCCGGCGAACTGCCGGATGTGCCTGGTCGAGGTTGAGGGCGGCCCGCCGAAGCCGGTGGCATCCTGCGCGATGGCCTGTGCCGATGACATGGTTGTGCATACCGATTCCCCGATGGTCAAAAAGGCCCGCAAGGGGGTTATGGAGTTCCTGCTGATTAACCACCCGCTGGATTGCCCGATTTGCGATCAGGGCGGCGAGTGCGATTTGCAGGATCAGGCTGCTGGCTATGGCTATGACCGTTCGCGTTATCATGAGAACAAGCGCGCCGTACCGAACAAGGATATCGGGCCGCTGGTTAAAACGATTATGACGCGCTGCATTCAATGTACGCGTTGTGTGCGGTTTACCGATGAGATTGCCGGGATGACGGAGCTGGGGCTGCTGCACCGGGGCGAGGATGTCGAAATCGATACTTTCGTCCAGAAGGCGATGAAGTCCGAGCTGTCCGGGAACCTGATTGATATTTGCCCGGTTGGTGCGCTGACTTCTGCGCCGTATGCGTTTAAGGCGCGCTCATGGGAGCTGGCCAAGACCGAGACTATCGATGTGCATGATGCGGTGGGCTGCAATATCCGGGTTGATTCCCGTGGCGGCGAAGTGATGCGTGTGTTGCCGCGCCTGCATGAAGATATCAATGAAGAATGGATCAACGATCGGACACGTTTTGCCTATGACGGGTTGAAACGGAACCGCCTGGATCGCCCGTGGATGCGCGATGAGACGGGCAAGCTGCGGCCCGCCAGCTGGGACGAGGCGCTGGAGGTTGTCGGTGCAAAGATGAAACGCGTGAAGCTGGAAAATATGGCGGCGCTGTCCGGGGATCTGGTTGACCTTGAATCGATGGTGGCGCTGAAAGACCTGATGGGATTGAAAGGCGCGCATGATATTGAATGCCGGGTGGATGGCGGCCGTTTTGATGTGTCTGAGCGTTGCGGCTATACGTTTAATGCCGGGATTGCCGGGATCGAGGATGCCGATGCCATTTTGCTGGTCGGGACCAATCCGCGCTGGGAAGCGACGATGGTTAACGCCCGGATTCGCAAGGCATGGCTGAATGGCGGCGTGCGGGTCGGGATGATCGGTGAGCCGGTCGACCTGACCTATCCTGCGGTGCATCTGGGGAGCGGTCCGGCGGATCTTGAAAAACTGATTAAGGCGAAGGACGGCTTTGCCGATATTCTGAAGAACGCAAAACGCCCGATGATTATTATTGGTGCGGGGGCTTTTGCCCGCGAGGATGGTGTTGCTATCCAGCATCTGGCCCGTGAAGCTGCTGAAGCATTCGGGATGATCGGTGAAGAATGGTGCGGATTTAATGTGCTCCATAATGCTGCGAGCCGGGTTGGGGCACTGGATATCGGGTTTTACACCGACAAGCCGTTTGATATCGCAGAGAAGACCTTTGTGTATCTGCTGGGCGTTGATAACGGGCCGCTGTTTGAGGCAATCCCGAAGAAAGCCTTTGTGGTTTATCAGGGCCATCACGGGGATGCCGGGGCGGCGCGGGCGGATGTGATCCTGCCGGGCTGTGCCTACACGGAAAAAGCCGCGACCTATGTGAATACGGAAGGGCGCGTTCAAATGGCCCGTAAGGCCGTTGATGCACCGGGGCAGGCCAAGGAAGACTGGAAAATCCTACGGGCGCTGTCTGTGCGGGCTGACACGTTATTGCCTTATGATGATGCTGTGGCGCTTCATAACCGGATCATCACCGAATGGCCGCATCTGGGCGAGGTTGATGTGATTCTGCCATCTCCGTGGGTCGAATTTTCTAAAAAAGGCAAAGCATTAAAGGCCGATTTTGAAAATCCGGTTGAGGATTTCTATCAAACCAATGTGATCTGCCGCGCTTCGGAAACGATGGCGCAATGTAGTGCGGTCTTTGTGAAAAAACAGAACTATAGGGAGGCTGCGGAATGA
- the nuoF gene encoding NADH-quinone oxidoreductase subunit NuoF, with product MLDDKDRIYTNLYGFEGADLTAAQKRGDWDKTADFIKKGRGWIIDEMKASGLRGRGGAGFPTGLKWSFMPDPEKSGKPHYLVINADESEPGTCKDRDILRHEPHKLIEGALLAGFAMGAHKAYIYIRGEFYNEGSAVVQAIREAREAGLLGKNAAGSGWDFDVELHRGAGAYICGEETALLNSLEGKKGQPRNKPPFPAMAGLYSAPTTINNVETIAGVATILRRGAKWFSSLGRDEKNAGTKVFCISGHVNNPCNVEEEMGIPMRDLIEKHAGGVRGGWDNLLAVIPGGSSCPVLPKATCDTVLMDYDSLREVQSGLGTAGLIVMDKSTDIVSAICRLSQFYMHESCGQCTPCREGTGWLWRMMKRMVAGNATVEEIDQMIEVTKEVEGHTICALGDAAAWPVQGLVRHFRPELERRIMEYRKAAA from the coding sequence ATGCTTGACGATAAAGACCGCATTTACACCAATCTCTATGGCTTTGAAGGGGCGGACCTGACGGCGGCGCAAAAGCGTGGCGATTGGGACAAGACTGCCGATTTCATTAAAAAGGGCCGGGGGTGGATCATCGACGAGATGAAAGCTTCGGGGCTGCGTGGGCGCGGCGGGGCCGGGTTTCCGACCGGGCTGAAATGGTCGTTCATGCCCGACCCGGAAAAAAGCGGCAAGCCGCATTATCTGGTTATCAATGCCGATGAGTCCGAGCCGGGTACCTGTAAGGACCGGGATATTCTGCGCCATGAGCCGCATAAGCTGATCGAGGGGGCGTTGCTGGCCGGGTTCGCGATGGGCGCGCATAAGGCTTATATCTATATCCGCGGCGAGTTTTATAACGAAGGATCGGCAGTCGTGCAGGCCATCCGTGAGGCGCGTGAGGCCGGGCTTCTGGGCAAGAATGCCGCCGGATCGGGCTGGGACTTTGATGTGGAGCTGCACCGCGGGGCGGGGGCATATATTTGCGGTGAGGAAACGGCTTTGCTGAACTCTCTGGAAGGCAAGAAAGGCCAGCCGCGTAACAAGCCGCCGTTTCCGGCGATGGCGGGGCTGTATTCCGCGCCGACGACAATCAATAATGTTGAGACGATTGCCGGCGTGGCGACGATTTTGCGGCGCGGCGCCAAGTGGTTTTCTTCGCTGGGGCGGGATGAGAAAAACGCCGGGACGAAGGTTTTTTGCATATCCGGGCATGTGAACAATCCCTGTAATGTCGAAGAAGAGATGGGAATCCCGATGAGGGACCTCATTGAAAAACATGCGGGCGGCGTACGCGGCGGATGGGATAACCTGTTGGCTGTGATTCCGGGGGGATCGTCCTGTCCGGTCCTGCCAAAGGCAACATGCGATACGGTCTTGATGGATTACGACTCGCTACGTGAAGTGCAAAGCGGTCTGGGGACGGCGGGGCTGATTGTGATGGACAAATCGACGGATATCGTCAGTGCCATATGCCGTCTGTCGCAGTTTTATATGCATGAAAGCTGTGGCCAGTGCACGCCGTGCCGTGAAGGGACGGGCTGGTTGTGGCGGATGATGAAGCGTATGGTGGCCGGGAATGCTACGGTTGAAGAGATTGACCAGATGATCGAGGTCACGAAAGAGGTTGAAGGGCATACGATTTGCGCGCTAGGGGATGCGGCGGCGTGGCCGGTGCAGGGGTTGGTGCGCCATTTCCGGCCTGAGCTGGAAAGGCGGATCATGGAATACAGAAAGGCAGCGGCGTAG
- the nuoE gene encoding NADH-quinone oxidoreductase subunit NuoE, protein MKKPFEIHAEYQPKNFAFKEQKKVDEILARYPKGRQRSAVMPLLDLAQRQTGEEGAKAKAPYGGWIPRAAMDVIADIIGVPPIKVYEVATFYSMYNLAPVGVHHVQCCTTTPCWLRGSADIVKACESELGIHVGETTKDGQFTLSEVECLGACVNAPMVQINDDYYEDLGAESMKDILKALEKGEKPPKGSQTGRHNSLSAAGATTLLKQAKKAGVAS, encoded by the coding sequence ATGAAAAAACCGTTTGAAATTCATGCTGAGTACCAGCCGAAAAACTTTGCCTTCAAGGAGCAGAAGAAGGTGGATGAGATTCTGGCGCGTTACCCAAAGGGGCGGCAGCGCAGCGCCGTGATGCCTTTGCTGGACCTGGCGCAGCGTCAGACGGGCGAAGAGGGCGCGAAAGCCAAGGCGCCCTATGGCGGCTGGATCCCGCGGGCGGCGATGGATGTGATTGCCGATATTATCGGGGTGCCGCCGATCAAGGTTTATGAAGTCGCGACGTTCTATTCGATGTACAACCTCGCGCCCGTTGGTGTGCACCATGTGCAGTGCTGCACGACGACGCCGTGCTGGCTGCGCGGCAGTGCCGATATCGTCAAAGCGTGCGAGTCGGAGCTGGGCATTCATGTCGGAGAAACAACCAAGGACGGCCAGTTTACCTTGTCAGAGGTTGAATGTCTGGGGGCGTGCGTCAATGCACCGATGGTCCAGATTAACGATGATTATTACGAAGACCTCGGTGCCGAAAGCATGAAAGATATTCTGAAGGCGCTGGAAAAGGGTGAAAAACCGCCGAAGGGCTCGCAAACCGGACGGCACAATTCCCTGTCGGCCGCCGGAGCGACGACGTTGCTCAAGCAGGCGAAAAAGGCCGGGGTCGCCTCATAA
- a CDS encoding NADH-quinone oxidoreductase subunit D: MKAQNVVKPANQETQIRPYTMNFGPQHPAAHGVLRLVLELDGEVVERADPHIGLLHRGTEKLIEHKTYMQATPYFDRLDYVAPMNQEHAFALATEKLLGIDVPLRAQYIRVLFSEVTRILNHILNITTYALDVGAITPALWGFEEREKGMEFYERVCGARLHANYFRPGGVALDMPDGLAEDIYAWTEKSVNRVIDDLDTLLSGNRIFKQRTVDIGTVGLEEALNWGFTGPMLRASGVPWDLRKAQPYEVYERMDFDIPVGKTGDCYARYLVRMEEMRQSLKIIRQCINEMPDGPVMVDDRKIAPPPRAEMKSSMEALIHHFKLFTEGYHVPAGETYTAVEAPKGEFGVYLVADGTNKPYRCHIRAPGFAHLQALDFMSKGHMLADSVAIIGSMDIVFGEIDR; this comes from the coding sequence ATGAAAGCGCAAAACGTGGTGAAGCCAGCGAATCAGGAAACCCAAATCCGGCCCTATACGATGAATTTCGGGCCGCAGCACCCGGCGGCGCACGGCGTTTTGCGTCTGGTGCTGGAGCTGGACGGGGAGGTCGTCGAGCGGGCCGATCCGCATATCGGCTTGCTGCACCGGGGCACGGAAAAGCTGATCGAGCACAAGACCTATATGCAGGCGACGCCGTATTTCGACCGGCTGGATTATGTGGCGCCGATGAATCAGGAACACGCTTTTGCGCTGGCGACGGAAAAGTTGCTGGGGATCGACGTGCCGCTGCGGGCGCAATATATCCGGGTTTTGTTTTCGGAAGTGACGCGGATTTTAAACCATATTCTGAATATTACGACCTATGCCCTTGATGTCGGAGCGATTACGCCAGCACTGTGGGGTTTTGAAGAGCGCGAAAAAGGCATGGAATTTTATGAGCGCGTTTGCGGCGCGCGCCTTCATGCTAACTATTTCCGTCCCGGCGGCGTGGCGCTGGATATGCCCGACGGACTGGCCGAGGACATTTATGCATGGACCGAGAAATCGGTGAACAGGGTCATTGATGATCTGGATACGCTGCTGTCCGGCAACCGGATTTTCAAACAGCGCACGGTCGATATCGGTACGGTTGGTCTGGAGGAAGCGCTGAACTGGGGCTTTACCGGGCCGATGCTGCGGGCGAGTGGCGTTCCTTGGGATTTGCGCAAGGCGCAGCCCTATGAAGTCTACGAGCGGATGGATTTTGACATTCCGGTTGGCAAGACGGGGGATTGTTACGCCCGTTATCTGGTGCGGATGGAAGAAATGCGCCAGTCTCTGAAGATTATTCGCCAGTGTATCAATGAAATGCCGGACGGGCCGGTGATGGTGGACGACCGGAAAATCGCGCCGCCGCCGCGGGCCGAGATGAAATCGTCCATGGAGGCGCTGATCCACCACTTCAAGCTGTTTACCGAAGGTTATCACGTGCCCGCCGGGGAAACTTATACGGCGGTCGAAGCGCCGAAGGGCGAGTTTGGTGTCTATCTGGTGGCCGACGGGACCAACAAGCCGTATCGCTGTCACATTCGCGCGCCGGGCTTTGCGCATTTACAGGCGCTGGATTTTATGAGCAAGGGCCATATGCTGGCCGACAGCGTGGCGATTATTGGCTCGATGGATATTGTGTTCGGGGAAATTGATAGGTAA
- a CDS encoding NADH-quinone oxidoreductase subunit C: MVDEALVDLAEHIEESLEGAVERHEVLNGELVLHVRRADIVSTLLFLRDDRECGFKQLINLCGADYPQRAERFDVVYMLLSLSQNQRLRVKVTTDEAQPVPSVTGVFSSAGWYEREVWDMYGVYFDGNPDLRRILTDYGFEGHPLRKDFPLTGYVEVRYDEEQKRVVYEPVTLTQEFRDFDNLSPWEGMTDIMLPGDEKAVKPPHGYRETKAG, translated from the coding sequence ATGGTTGACGAAGCGCTGGTTGATCTGGCCGAGCATATAGAGGAAAGCTTGGAAGGCGCGGTTGAGCGTCACGAGGTTCTGAACGGTGAGCTGGTGTTGCATGTGCGGCGGGCCGATATCGTTTCGACTTTGCTGTTTTTGCGGGATGACCGGGAATGTGGGTTCAAGCAGCTCATCAATTTGTGTGGGGCAGACTATCCGCAGCGAGCCGAGCGGTTTGACGTGGTTTATATGCTGCTGTCCCTGTCGCAAAACCAGCGACTGCGCGTTAAGGTGACGACGGATGAAGCCCAGCCTGTCCCTTCGGTGACGGGGGTATTCAGTTCTGCCGGTTGGTATGAGCGCGAAGTGTGGGATATGTACGGTGTTTATTTCGACGGGAATCCTGATCTGCGCCGGATTTTGACCGATTACGGGTTTGAGGGGCATCCGCTGCGCAAGGATTTTCCGCTGACGGGGTATGTTGAAGTGCGCTATGACGAGGAGCAAAAGCGGGTCGTTTACGAGCCTGTGACGTTGACGCAGGAATTCCGCGATTTCGACAATCTCAGCCCGTGGGAAGGGATGACAGACATTATGCTGCCCGGTGACGAGAAGGCTGTGAAGCCGCCGCATGGCTATCGTGAAACGAAGGCGGGGTAA
- a CDS encoding NADH-quinone oxidoreductase subunit B, with product MSHESKIFTAPGYDLKTDIPFPPAAEQDIVPAAISKHVKDKGFLLTSADALFDWARTGSMWPMTFGLACCAVEMIHSYMSRYDLDRFGMIPRPSPRQSDVMIVAGTLTNKMAPALRRVYDQMPEPRWVISMGSCANGGGYYHYSYSVVRGCDRVVPVDIYVPGCPPTAEALVYGLLQLQRKIQNEDTRIAR from the coding sequence ATGTCTCACGAATCAAAAATTTTTACGGCGCCGGGTTATGATCTGAAAACGGATATTCCGTTTCCACCGGCTGCCGAGCAGGATATTGTGCCGGCGGCAATTTCCAAGCACGTTAAGGATAAAGGGTTTTTGCTGACGTCTGCCGATGCCCTGTTTGACTGGGCGCGGACCGGGTCGATGTGGCCGATGACATTCGGGCTGGCGTGCTGCGCTGTGGAGATGATTCACTCTTATATGAGCCGCTATGACCTTGACCGGTTCGGGATGATCCCACGCCCCTCTCCGCGGCAGTCCGATGTGATGATCGTGGCCGGGACGCTGACAAACAAGATGGCTCCGGCGCTGCGGCGTGTGTACGACCAGATGCCGGAACCGCGCTGGGTGATTTCCATGGGGTCGTGCGCTAACGGCGGGGGGTATTACCATTATTCCTATTCAGTTGTGCGGGGGTGTGATCGCGTGGTGCCCGTTGATATTTATGTGCCGGGGTGCCCGCCAACGGCGGAAGCGCTGGTTTATGGCTTGTTGCAACTGCAACGGAAAATCCAGAACGAAGATACGAGGATTGCCCGATGA
- a CDS encoding NADH-quinone oxidoreductase subunit A, translating into MAHESYLLEYLPIVVFFAIAGGMAVLMIVASLIVGLRRPDKEKLSAYECGFDAFSDTRSKYDVRFYLVAILFIIFDLEIAFLFPWAISLGAIGMFGFWSMMLFLGVLTVGFIYEWKKGALEWE; encoded by the coding sequence ATGGCACACGAATCCTATTTACTTGAGTATCTTCCGATCGTTGTTTTCTTCGCTATTGCGGGGGGGATGGCGGTGTTGATGATTGTGGCGTCCCTGATTGTCGGCCTGCGCCGTCCGGACAAGGAAAAGCTGTCGGCCTATGAATGCGGCTTTGATGCATTTTCCGATACGCGCAGCAAGTATGATGTCCGGTTTTACCTGGTGGCCATTTTATTCATTATTTTTGATCTGGAAATTGCGTTTCTGTTCCCGTGGGCGATATCGCTGGGAGCGATCGGGATGTTTGGTTTCTGGTCGATGATGTTGTTCCTCGGCGTTTTGACGGTCGGATTTATTTACGAATGGAAAAAAGGGGCCCTGGAATGGGAGTAG
- the ald gene encoding alanine dehydrogenase yields MIIGCPKEIKSQEHRVGLVPASVRELVAHGHKVIMEANAGAGIDFSDQDYQAAGAEIRGTAQEIFSEADMIIKVKEPQPSECVMLREGQLLFTYLHLAADPEQAKGLMDSGCVAVAYETVTGPGGRGLPLLAPMSEIAGRLSVQVGAFNMQKHMGGRGRMITGVPGVAPAHVTILGGGVAGFNAARMAVGMEADVTILEKSPERLRFLDDYFAGRAKVLYSGRDTVAQAVNDSHLVIGAVLIPGAAAPKLVSRDMLKDMKAGTVMVDIAIDQGGCFETSHATTHNDPTYEIDGIIHYCVANMPGAVALTSALALNNAVLPYALQLADKGWKRALSEDSNLRAGLNVCCGDITYESVATALELTFNGSPAALAV; encoded by the coding sequence ATGATTATCGGTTGTCCAAAAGAAATAAAATCGCAAGAGCATCGTGTCGGTCTGGTTCCTGCGTCGGTCAGGGAGCTGGTGGCGCATGGCCATAAGGTTATTATGGAGGCAAACGCCGGGGCCGGGATTGATTTTTCCGATCAGGATTATCAGGCGGCTGGTGCCGAAATTCGCGGGACGGCGCAGGAGATTTTTTCTGAAGCCGATATGATTATCAAGGTCAAGGAGCCGCAGCCTTCCGAGTGTGTGATGTTGCGCGAGGGCCAGTTGCTGTTTACCTATCTGCATCTGGCGGCGGATCCGGAGCAAGCCAAAGGGCTTATGGATTCGGGCTGTGTGGCGGTGGCTTATGAAACGGTGACCGGGCCGGGCGGGCGTGGTTTGCCGCTGCTGGCACCGATGAGCGAGATTGCCGGGCGGCTGTCCGTACAGGTGGGCGCTTTTAACATGCAAAAACATATGGGCGGACGCGGACGTATGATTACCGGCGTTCCGGGCGTGGCGCCGGCGCATGTAACGATTCTGGGCGGCGGCGTTGCCGGGTTTAATGCGGCGCGCATGGCGGTTGGCATGGAGGCCGATGTTACGATTTTAGAAAAAAGCCCGGAGAGGCTTCGGTTTCTGGACGATTATTTTGCCGGTCGCGCCAAGGTGCTCTATTCCGGTCGGGATACGGTGGCGCAGGCGGTGAATGATTCTCATCTGGTGATCGGGGCGGTCCTGATTCCCGGTGCCGCGGCGCCAAAGCTGGTGAGTCGTGACATGTTAAAGGATATGAAGGCCGGGACGGTGATGGTCGATATCGCGATCGATCAGGGAGGCTGTTTTGAAACCAGCCACGCTACGACGCATAATGATCCGACCTATGAAATCGACGGAATTATTCATTACTGTGTGGCGAATATGCCGGGGGCGGTGGCGTTGACGTCGGCGCTGGCGCTGAATAACGCAGTGTTGCCGTACGCCCTGCAACTGGCGGACAAAGGCTGGAAGAGGGCGTTGTCTGAGGATTCCAATTTGCGGGCCGGTTTGAATGTCTGTTGCGGTGATATTACGTATGAAAGTGTGGCGACAGCGCTGGAGCTGACGTTTAATGGATCTCCGGCGGCGCTGGCAGTATAA
- the clpP gene encoding ATP-dependent Clp endopeptidase proteolytic subunit ClpP — protein MSERDPIELYNSTLIPTVIEQTNRGERAFDIFSRLLKERIIFLTGEVNDYVSSLICAQLLFLESENPKKDISFYINSPGGVVTSGLAMYDTMQYIKPEVSTVCIGQAASMGSLLLTAGAAGKRFALPHARIMIHQPHGGAQGQASDIEIQAKEILRLRSKLNNIYVEHTGQKLNVIEKAMDRDNFMSAEEAQKFGLIDQVVMSRPDTGAEKDKK, from the coding sequence ATGAGCGAACGCGATCCGATTGAACTGTACAATTCCACCCTGATCCCGACGGTTATCGAACAAACAAACCGCGGGGAGCGGGCGTTTGATATTTTTTCCCGGCTTTTGAAGGAGCGGATTATTTTCCTGACCGGGGAAGTTAACGATTACGTGTCCAGCCTGATTTGCGCGCAGTTGTTGTTTCTGGAATCGGAAAACCCGAAAAAAGACATTTCGTTTTACATTAACTCACCGGGCGGGGTGGTGACGTCCGGTCTGGCGATGTATGACACGATGCAATACATCAAACCGGAAGTATCGACCGTTTGTATCGGTCAGGCGGCGTCCATGGGCTCTCTGTTGTTGACGGCCGGGGCTGCGGGCAAGCGTTTTGCCTTACCGCATGCGCGGATTATGATCCACCAGCCGCACGGCGGGGCACAGGGGCAGGCCTCGGACATTGAAATCCAGGCCAAGGAAATCCTGCGTTTGCGTTCAAAACTGAACAATATTTATGTCGAGCATACCGGCCAGAAGCTGAATGTGATCGAAAAAGCCATGGACCGAGATAATTTCATGTCTGCCGAAGAAGCACAGAAATTTGGTTTGATTGACCAGGTTGTAATGTCCCGGCCGGATACGGGCGCGGAAAAAGACAAAAAATAG